In a genomic window of Telopea speciosissima isolate NSW1024214 ecotype Mountain lineage chromosome 5, Tspe_v1, whole genome shotgun sequence:
- the LOC122661071 gene encoding peroxidase 64 → MEAMVQMLTTLFLLLSLCSSLGDGLSLNYYEQTCPGFESAITDVVKKSTANDKTVPAALLRMHFHDCFIRGCDGSVLLNSVGKNTPEKNGPPDISLHAFYVIDDAKKAVEAMCPGIVSCADILALAARDAVVISGGPTWDVPKGRKDGRVSKAIETRQLPAPTFNISQLQQSFSQRGLSMDDLVALSGGHTLGFAHCSSFKNRIYNFDTTHDIDPSMAPGFARSLRSICPLGNTAKNAGSSMDTSPITFDNTYFKLVLQGKSLFSSDQSLLSSSKTKGLVSKFASSKEAFNEAFVKSMIKMSSLTGGQEVRLDCRKVN, encoded by the exons ATGGAAGCCATGGTTCAAATGCTTAccaccctcttcctcctcctctcacTTTGTTCATCCTTAGGTGATGGATTGAGCTTAAACTACTATGAACAAACATGTCCGGGGTTTGAATCGGCGATAACCGATGTCGTAAAGAAGTCGACGGCAAACGACAAGACAGTGCCGGCGGCACTTCTCCGAATGCATTTCCATGATTGTTTCATTAGG GGATGTGATGGTTCTGTGCTGTTAAATTCAGTAGGAAAGAACACTCCAGAGAAAAATGGACCTCCTGACATTTCACTTCATGCATTTTATGTGATTGATGATGCAAAGAAAGCAGTAGAAGCTATGTGTCCTGGTATTGTTTCTTGTGCTGACATTTTAGCTCTTGCTGCAAGAGATGCTGTTGTCATA TCTGGAGGTCCTACTTGGGATGTaccaaagggaagaaaagatgGCAGAGTTTCTAAGGCAATTGAAACCAGACAATTACCAGCTCCTACCTTTAACATATCTCAATTACAGCAAAGTTTCTCTCAGAGAGGTTTATCCATGGATGACTTGGTTGCTCTCTCAG GAGGTCATACACTGGGATTCGCTCATTGTTCATCCTTCAAAAACAGAATCTATAACTTCGACACCACACATGATATAGACCCTTCAATGGCACCAGGGTTTGCACGTAGCCTGAGAAGCATTTGTCCTCTGGGGAACACGGCAAAGAATGCGGGTTCGTCGATGGATACTAGTCCAATTACATTCGATAACACATATTTCAAGCTAGTACTACAGGGAAAGAGCTTGTTCTCTTCGGATCAATCCCTTTTGAGTAGCTCAAAGACGAAAGGGCTTGTTTCCAAATTTGCTAGCTCCAAAGAGGCATTCAATGAGGCTTTTGTGAAGTCCATGATCAAGATGAGCAGTCTCACTGGTGGACAAGAGGTTAGATTGGACTGTAGAAAGGTTAATTAG